The DNA region TTTAGCTAACAGATAGAAAGTTAAAAAAATGATCCCAAATAACATGGATGGGcattgtaaaataattatttataaggATTGGAAAAGAGTGAAACAGAGCACATCTAACCAACAGGAAAGAGAAAATGTGACTAGGTCATAGCTCCACCCCCACAAAGGAAGGGCTCTCAACCCAGATATACAACACACAAAATAGAGCTCCCTCTAGAGGATAAACTTTTAACATCAACCCTAcattcacatgacgcaacaaacacatattttgaaaacaccagcaacacacgacactccaaacacatattttgaatttgcgcccctcagagaagcagtcaccagccgccactgatcATTATACTGCTAACACAATTGAAATCATTATTTGGGCCTAATAGGCACTTCTCTTTACAAAGCTGCCGGTGTCTGTGTGCAGTGCGAGTTGTCCTCCAGGCACTAGGAAGGCTGTACAGAAAGGAAGACCTATCTGCTGTTTTGACTGCATACAATGTCCACCAGGAGAGATCAGTAACAGCACAGGTAATATGTACTACAGTAGCTCACGCTATAATAGTGTACAATGGCCAGAGACCTTGAAATGTGCTTTGTATTCATATTTGTTTAATTCTTTCACAGATTCTAGCGACTGCTTTCCTTGTGATTTGGAGTATTGGTCGAATGAAAGCAAcgacaaatgtgttttaaaagctATTGAATTCCTTTCCTATACAGAAAACATGGGGATTGTGCTTTCTCTTTGTTCTCTCATTGGAGCGTTAGTAACTTCAATTGTATCTTTGGTGTTTTATCTTCATAAACAAACACCTATTGTAAGAGCCAACAATTCAGAGCTGAGCTtcctgttgctcttctcattgACTCTGTGTTTTCTCTGTTCACTTACTTTCATTGGTCGGCCCACTGAGTGGTCCTGTATGTTGCGTCACACGGCGTTTGGGATCACTTTTGTCCTCTGTATCTCCTGTGTTTTGGGGAAAACAATAGTGGTGTTAATGGCATTCAAGGCCACACTTCCAGGAAATAATGTTATGAAATGGTTTGGGCCTCCTCAACAAAGACTAAGTGTTGTTATCCTTACATTAATACAGGTCCTAATTTGTGTGCTTTGGTTAACAATATCACCTCCTTTCCCATATAAGAACATGCGTTATTACAAAGATAAGATCATTCTAGAATGTAATTTAGGTTCAGCTGTTGGTTTCTGGGCTGTTCTTGCTTATATAGGCTTGCTTTCAGCCgtgtgttttattttagcttttcTGGCTCGTAAGCTCCCTGATAACTTCAATGAAGCTAAATTCATCACATTTAGTATGTTCATATTCTGTGCTGTATGGGTTGAATTTTTTCTAGCTTACGTCAGTACACCTGGAAAATTTACTTTAGCCTTGGAGATATTTGCTATTTTAGCTTCAAGTTTTGCTTTACTATTTTGCATATTTGCCCCAAAATGCTACATAATTTTGTTAAAACCAGaggaaaatacaaaaaaacatatgattggGAAATAGTAATTCTAAGAAACTCAAGGATAAAAAATTTAATCGGACAACAATGTGATGTAGTAAGTAACTAAGAacaattgataaaaaaaatccattggaataaaaaaaacatacaagcaaaaatatatgtttggttccaaaacacaataaatccattttgactaatttctgtaaaaacgtgttttttataccaagaaagtgacaagatgaaaaccactattttctgttacaaactttcacatagcatctttaggttataataacattaaaaattctaatccataatttcattttcaaagatttattataaaaactgtttttttttctgcaaaatacaaataaaagttttttttctaaaaaagaTACAATCACTCATGCTTACGAATAACGGGCCATTCCTTGCACCTTTGGGTTAAAAACCCATTCTACCAGAAGCATGGCATCATCCTGGGCATTGGCTTGTGGTTCCTTGCTAACAGAaatttgtagagctgctggcTGGGCGACACACCTAACAccttcactagattttacagtgttcgtatcgagccagTATCCTCTCGGGTTCTCTCCTTAAATCGATGAGAAAATCCAGGAACGGCTCATGTGTCGGCTTACAGCCTTCATTTTGGTGCTGCACAACCGCACCACTATGGAAGACCATTAGTGCAAAACACAAATAGTTTTTTGTACTCCTCCACTGCTTGGTGGCCGATGTTATGGAGCATCGGGTGTCAGCCTCTCAGTAGATGTATTCTTGAGAACCTGGGTGAGGCTAGCGCTTGCATTGCACCCCCTTGACGGTTCCTATGTGAGTATTACTGTGGAAAGTTTTCTTTTTACCACATTTCCCTTAGTGGAGTCTGCTTCGCGCCTCTCTAGTATGAGATATTACTAAGAGAGTTCACGCCATGACCTTGAGTCTTTAAGCTATCACCCTAGTGGTAGACCCCCtagagcagtgtttcccaaccctGGTCCTCGGgcaccccctcccagaaagttttagatgtctccttattaagcacacctgatttaactcatcagcttgttagggacacgtctttaccattttggaaggaggtTGATGAGTTGAAtgaggtgttttaaataaggagacatctaaaactttctgggagggggtgcCCGAGGACCagggttgggaaacactgccctAGAGGGTACTCTTTCCACAGCGACCTTAGTTCCGCCTGACAAGATCACTTCCCAGTTCACCTAGTTCACTATCGTGGGATAAGGAACAAGTATTGACTGGCCTCTGCTCTAACCCCATTTCCGTCTCCCTAAAAAAGGAGAGTCGGAAGGTTTATGCAGCcactggaagggtcagcttTAGTGGctctttggtagggattcccaatttgTCGGTCATGATGTGACAGCCAAGGACCAACTGGAGTTTCCACAGGTCCAAATGCAGATGCCATATTGTGCCCCATCTtaagaaagaaggtccttcctcaggggaatggACGGAACATGAGTTAGGGATCCAAGTAGAATGTGCTTCTCATCTTCCCTGACTTTGTGCAGTGTCTGTAAATTTTGCCTCTGAAAGAGAAACTCctttactttaaaaatatttagctgccttaattttttgtttaatcaacttaaatttacaagtaatttcaaCTAACTTTTccttatcttgacaagagataaGTTGTTAAAATGAAgttacatatttacatattacatactatattttataagttgtaacaACAAAATCCCTAGTCAAGATAAACAATAGGACGATTAAatcttgtaaatctgagttgataaAGATTAAGTCAGCaaagaattttttacagtgtagtaatgCATATGCAAAAAGGTCAGTCCCAAAAATAATTAGGCCACACCTTTCCAGCATTAATTATCCACTGcacgtctttagtaaatcccgacAGTCATTATTTAACACCCAAAGGATTCATTTAGTCATTTTGAGTTGAGTGTTTGCGTTGCCTCTCAACTGTGTGCTTTATCACCTCAGCACAACACCCAAAAGAGTGATTTAGCTAAATCCCCAGGATGGCCACAATCATTGTCTCTTGTACCTCAAACTAGAGCACGCTGAGGCGGCGTTTTGTGAGGGTTCACGTTCCATATGCGAGAACATGTCTGGATTTGCTTGGTCGGGTGGCATTTCTCCAGGAGTGTCGCCCCCATCCGTTGCCTACCGGCACTAAGAAAGCAGCTGTGAAGCTCCGGAGGGACAACCTGCGTATAACAGTGCTAAACAAGTCTGCTGGCTCAACCAGCAGCTTTTAGCACTCTGGTCCACAGCCTGCAGTTCCGATGGAGATGGGGGTACGTGATCTTTTTTCCtcttatatattgttttctcatttctatgtaaagcactttgaatgaccttagtgtatgaaatgtgctatacaaataaacttgccttgccttgtctATAGCCCCCTCTGAATCTGTTGGCTCTCCCGAGGATACGGTATCTGTCATAACAGCGGAGTAGGGGGAGTCATTTTCGTACACCAACTTGGATCCACTTCCTCCTTTGGGTAGGGTTACGGAGCCCGTGCTCGACCCTGAGATGGGAGTCATGCTTGCTCAGGCGGCAGCAGAGGTCGTATTGGAATGGACACAACCTCCACCCCCCAAATTATCCCTCCTCGCCAACTGGTACTTCGAGTGTGCCAGAACAGTGAAGTCCCAACCACCTGTACCATTCTTTCCCGAGGTGCATGACAAGTTGACACGGTAGTGGAAAACTCTGTTTTCCTGACCGAAATGGCTCTATCAGATGTCACCCCTCACATCTCTTGACACCAGGGCCGCTAAGAGTTACGCCAGTATTCTGACAGTGGAGCGACCAGTGCTTTCCACCTGGAGGGACTGGCCAACCCTTCCCTCATGGGCATGTCGGTATTCCCCCAACCTGATGTCTGAGTGTAGTTACCCTGCTTGTGGGGAGTTGGCCTCTGCTGTGCACGCTATGGGGTTGCTTCAAGTTCACCAGGCCAAAGGTCACCGCAAAAGCCATTGGACATGCGATGTCCATCCTGGTGGTCCAGGAATGCCATCGTTGGCTGTGCCTGGCCGACATGCGGGAGCAGGACAAGATACAACTCCTAGAAGCTCCGGTGTCCCAGCCTGTTCCACGAGACATTCGAGAACTTCACACAGCAGTTCTCGACCATAAAAAAACAGACTGAGGCGATCACACAGATCTGTCGGCAGCAGTCCACTCCACCTGCTTAGCTTGCTACCCGAGGTGGAAAACACAAGATCAAACAGctctgagacgggcgacctggaaaTGGAGGGCAGGGTTGGGAATCCTTGGTTTTCATTAATTACgtttaaaacacaaaatttaagaaTTAAACCTACAGGTCTTCAGAGGAACACAGGAGCTATGGTCGGGCTCACAACCCTACATCCTCCCCCTTTCTCTATCGCCAGCAGGTGTGTTGAAGTGGCCGGGACCCTCACAATGGAGTCTCTCCAGCTCAGCCACCCATCTGCGGAGCCCAGTGAGTGTTACATCACACAACACTTCTGTCTGTGTGCCCAGAGAGAGCACATCAGTGATCACTTCCACTCAGCTCACTGTGGGTGCTCCAATCGTGCTATTAATTCCTCTCGTTCAATATGTGGGGGTTGGAAAGAGCTCCCCAACCCATCACATTGGCTCCTACGCACAATTCATCTTGGCCATGCCATTCAATTTGCTTGGCGTCCCCCCAAATTTGCGGGCAAAACCACAGATGCACACATACTTTGTGCAGAGATTGCTGTTTTACTGGCAAAGAACGAGATCAAGCCATCCCttcagccgagatgaggtcagGGTTTTACTGCAGGAAAATTGCTGCAGGAAGATTGTGCAGGAAAATCATTATTTTGTAGTTCAGCTTCAATTGGTCTTTAGGTGGTTCCCATTGGTGTTTCTTGCATAAAGTAGCATGAGTGTAAAAAGCAAACTCGTATAACGAGGCTGATCCCAAATGGATTTTCAAAACACGATAAAAGGCAAATCATTTCCTGTTCTGCCACAAAGGCTCCTGCTCTACCTTCACATGGGCATGGCAAAGAAGACAACATCACTCCTGCTACTGCTGCTATATGGTGCTTGCATTCCAATCACAGCAGAAGTCTGCAAAATGCTTAGCCAGCCATTACCCCCAATTCTTTCTGCAGAAAGAGAAATCAACATTGGGGGGATTTTCTCAATTCATAAAAATGTCGTGGCAAAGATTTATCCTTTTACTTCCAAACCAGAACCAGTTACATGTTTCAGGTCTGTATGACACCATGCATTATGAATACTGTAGTATTAGAAATACTACTACTGGGATGGTTCACttaaaaaggaaaattctgtcattatttacttatcATGAAGTTGTTCCATACCTGCACGACTTTCTTTGTTCTGCAAAATGTTTCTAACCAAGCAGACCTGGAGCacgaaaaaaataatactgtt from Paramisgurnus dabryanus chromosome 8, PD_genome_1.1, whole genome shotgun sequence includes:
- the LOC135771681 gene encoding extracellular calcium-sensing receptor-like translates to MASDNYQSIAMAQLVKHFGWTWVGTVNSRNDYGTYGMDVFLKTAHELGICVEYSETILKTDSQKQLLKTLEVVKKGTAKVVVFFISYVDFLPYKKLIVQQNITGIQWIGTESWINSQTIQDTKENSFFMGAMGFALQNMKLDGLQEFLLTVHPNQEPKNELLKDFWEETFQCSFRNTGGSTSSCTGSERLTEVHNEYTDALEMRMANKVYTATYAIAHALHSLINDLKSSTNSSKVEVPTPRKVLEYMRDVSFTAKTGEKIFFSNGDPVAKYDLLNWQPTEDGGMQYKLVGLYDHSLPPEQRLKVNQELMVWAENSRQLPVSVCSASCPPGTRKAVQKGRPICCFDCIQCPPGEISNSTDSSDCFPCDLEYWSNESNDKCVLKAIEFLSYTENMGIVLSLCSLIGALVTSIVSLVFYLHKQTPIVRANNSELSFLLLFSLTLCFLCSLTFIGRPTEWSCMLRHTAFGITFVLCISCVLGKTIVVLMAFKATLPGNNVMKWFGPPQQRLSVVILTLIQVLICVLWLTISPPFPYKNMRYYKDKIILECNLGSAVGFWAVLAYIGLLSAVCFILAFLARKLPDNFNEAKFITFSMFIFCAVWVEFFLAYVSTPGKFTLALEIFAILASSFALLFCIFAPKCYIILLKPEENTKKHMIGK